Sequence from the Candidatus Paceibacterota bacterium genome:
GCACACAACAATACACACCTGATCCTCTATTTATATAAATAAAAGATAAATTTTTACACAATTTTCACTTCCTCCTTTTTGTACTTTTTCAACACTTCTTCCTCAACTTCTTCCCGAGCACGACCAAATTTTAGATACGAAAGCTCTTTTAGCTTGTCCACTAGCTCTGGACGGCCTTTCGGAGGAAAACCGGCCTTTTCAATATTAAATGGACGAGTAGGGCGACCGTCAACAAGAAGCCGCAGGTATGCATTGTGATTGTCGATATTCATAATATCTTGCGCCGTGAAAACTGGTTCAAATTGCTTAGCCAGAAACTCGGCATCATCAGAACCAACACGGTAGACTGCCATCGAGCCGACGTTGCCAAAAACGGAATCTTTGATTTTTTCATCGAGCTGAGCGATAAACTGATGGGCAATAGTGAGGGAAAGTTTATATTTGCGAGCTTCGGAAAGAATAGTAGAGATGGAATCGGTAGTAATGTTTTGAAACTCATCAATGTACAAATAAAATGGAGGCAACGCCGCCTTTCCAAAAGAATCCACGCGGGAAAGAGCAGCCATCAAAATTTTGCCGACAAGAATGAGACCAATGAGGTTGGAGTTGATCGCTCCAAGACGGCCCTTAGAAAGATTGACCAGCAGGATTTTCTTTTTGTCCATAATATCTCTAAAATCAAAGGCGGAATGTTCCTGAGCAATAATAGGGCGCATGATTTCATTGGCCAAAAAGACGTCGAATTTACTGGTGATATATGGCACCATATTTTGAAGAGCGCCCTCCCCTCCAGCTTTTTCCGCGATTTCTCGCCAAAACTGGACCACCACCGGATTTTTGCAACGAGCAATTTTGAGATCGCGAAAACTTTTAACGGCCATCACGCGAGACACATCGAGTAATGTGTTGCCGCTCTCAGGATCTTCGATGACGAGCATTGTGGCATTACGGAAATACTGCTCAAACATCGGACCCATAGACTCAGGCACGGCGCCATAAAGTTTTTGAAAAATACTGAAAAGCTCATTGACCACAAAAGTTTTCTGCTCCGGAAAATCAAGATTGTATTCGAGCATGTTGAGACCCATTGGGCGAGCAGTGTGGGCAGGATCAAAATAAATCACATCTTCATAGCGCTCGGGTGGAATGTTAGCTAAAATATCCTGAACGTCTGAACCGTGCGGATCAATAAAACACACCCCCTCTCCGTTTTTGATATCCTGGATGATCATATTCTTGAGTAGCGTCGTTTTACCCGTACCTGTCTGACCGATGACATACATATGACGCAAACGATCTTCAGGAGCAATATATATAGGGGTCTCAAGATTGCGATGCTTGTTGATGCCGAGCAAAATACCTTCGGTGGGCAGACCGAGCGGTGCGGAGGCGGTGCCCGCCTTTGACTGCTTGAGCTGAGGAGACGAGGTCACACTTTCCCCTGGAAAGTGCATCAATGAAGTGATTTCCTGCAAGGACAAAGGCATGGCTGAAACCTCTTCAAAGGAACGAAAGGAAAAATCTCGGATCACTTTTTTCAAGTCCGCAGGACGCTCCGCTCGTTTGAATTTTAAGGTGTTGCCCAGCGTATTTTCAAACTGATTGAAAGAAGACTCTATGTCTGTCAAAATATCCGCCGCGCGGGCCCGGTTTTCGGCTGAGGCGAGGATGCGGATGTTGGCTTCGACGATCGGGGTGCTGATTTTTAATTTTATATTTTCTACTGCAATTTCATCGAC
This genomic interval carries:
- a CDS encoding DUF87 domain-containing protein, with the translated sequence MEKFSSPQEELTYLREQVAAKERALNEQGVENKLEHVIKHQVKTYRAAEPSEVLHESFKIPEQSRDEIVLDLSPEPHDKQIEALLHILYEKGVMNVLSVIEGMNNPHLEDDFHRFLVEYIKKGFPVAGLKEGTPFSKSLRHTLFEVALPEVKKEEQSKQLKELISSMEQFYAGMLSVETRARDDHFSIELAVREGSHEFIFYVSVPDEKAALFEKQILSIFPDAKLIEQKNDYNIFNPAGIALGSFATQAKNPIFPIKTYEQFDYDPLNVILNTLSKLKKDGEGASIQIVINPRGAYYVGRYKEALKEITKGVSTKKAIDIRHTFLGEFSKVGADLMKDLIKGPKEKDKEKPQVVDEIAVENIKLKISTPIVEANIRILASAENRARAADILTDIESSFNQFENTLGNTLKFKRAERPADLKKVIRDFSFRSFEEVSAMPLSLQEITSLMHFPGESVTSSPQLKQSKAGTASAPLGLPTEGILLGINKHRNLETPIYIAPEDRLRHMYVIGQTGTGKTTLLKNMIIQDIKNGEGVCFIDPHGSDVQDILANIPPERYEDVIYFDPAHTARPMGLNMLEYNLDFPEQKTFVVNELFSIFQKLYGAVPESMGPMFEQYFRNATMLVIEDPESGNTLLDVSRVMAVKSFRDLKIARCKNPVVVQFWREIAEKAGGEGALQNMVPYITSKFDVFLANEIMRPIIAQEHSAFDFRDIMDKKKILLVNLSKGRLGAINSNLIGLILVGKILMAALSRVDSFGKAALPPFYLYIDEFQNITTDSISTILSEARKYKLSLTIAHQFIAQLDEKIKDSVFGNVGSMAVYRVGSDDAEFLAKQFEPVFTAQDIMNIDNHNAYLRLLVDGRPTRPFNIEKAGFPPKGRPELVDKLKELSYLKFGRAREEVEEEVLKKYKKEEVKIV